In Thermosphaera sp., a genomic segment contains:
- a CDS encoding phosphohydrolase, with protein sequence MRSGKRRGIITHWDLDGIASAVILSRVLNPEKNVLSSVNSVIKYIGELIDQGFSEIWIADLNPPSLQKDDVGLTLEKARRRGVRLYWFDHHQWADEMLKLFNEYDDVLFFLNEPMLVASELVANYLGVSSNEYFRKLVSLAYDDDFFENKYEITRIYRRVLKWDGWDIRYKVLYDLIRGELEPRWLLEYYVNEVKNVYENLIREAIGRMEIVEKNNVKIIVFPDVDPRVHPGELIEVVRSRNFFAHVYVVRYPRGVSLRSDYIDVSQIAAIYGGGGHAKVAGIPGGVRLDNILKTIMESVEKQLGSERPLYIG encoded by the coding sequence TTGAGGAGTGGTAAAAGGAGAGGGATTATAACACACTGGGATTTGGACGGGATAGCGTCAGCTGTGATCTTAAGCAGGGTATTGAATCCGGAAAAGAATGTGCTCTCCTCTGTAAATAGTGTTATCAAATACATTGGAGAACTCATCGATCAAGGTTTTAGCGAAATCTGGATAGCAGATCTAAATCCTCCTAGTTTACAGAAAGACGATGTAGGTTTGACTCTGGAAAAGGCTCGGAGACGTGGGGTTCGATTATATTGGTTTGATCATCATCAATGGGCAGACGAGATGTTAAAACTCTTTAATGAATACGATGACGTATTGTTTTTCTTAAACGAGCCTATGCTTGTAGCCTCCGAACTCGTAGCTAACTATCTTGGAGTAAGTAGTAATGAATACTTTAGAAAACTAGTGAGTCTTGCATATGATGATGATTTTTTCGAGAACAAGTATGAGATTACGCGAATTTATCGTAGGGTCTTGAAGTGGGATGGGTGGGATATTAGATATAAGGTTTTGTACGATTTAATAAGGGGAGAGCTAGAGCCCAGGTGGCTCTTAGAATACTATGTAAATGAAGTCAAAAATGTATATGAAAACTTGATTCGAGAAGCCATTGGTAGAATGGAAATAGTTGAAAAGAACAACGTAAAAATAATCGTCTTTCCAGACGTGGATCCTAGGGTTCATCCCGGAGAGTTAATCGAAGTTGTTAGAAGCAGGAATTTCTTTGCACACGTCTATGTAGTGAGATATCCGCGAGGGGTTAGTCTTAGAAGCGATTATATCGATGTGTCTCAGATTGCAGCGATATACGGCGGAGGAGGACATGCGAAAGTCGCTGGAATACCTGGAGGGGTGAGACTTGACAATATATTGAAAACCATTATGGAGTCTGTTGAGAAACAATTAGGTAGCGAACGTCCCTTATATATCGGCTGA
- a CDS encoding alpha-amylase/4-alpha-glucanotransferase domain-containing protein has protein sequence MENSYKLLLEIFKEYSSFKFTVHISGPLLNYMMDYYPDYLNELLKLHDYGTIEFMAGSIGEAILPILPMEDRIEQLKFYLDVFEKLAGFRPKGLWLPERVWEPSLPYVTAVNNIEYVLIDDSTLVKTGLSSNYSNYAWLTEEGGFPLKVFFIDAGLRNILPWEDPKKVLEYMRSKMGDEPKVLLWGSDAEKFGEWMDPGWSREWLTRFLEALRSNSDIIRMVQPSEYLDSYGVKGLLYLNSGSYDKMLEWSGGFFRNFLIKYKESNNMHKKILYVKKKMRNAILSRDITLKYYLAQCNDAFWHGLFGGIYLSHLRQAIYENLIYVEREIERVSNYFEKDDSIYKLYDFDYDGRKELLIETPLQNLYVKPDDGGVLFEYDVKVMGLEHNLQDTMSRYPEPYLNIPWFNPDWYRRVSWRVHLWSHDTGIYEWINNSPFKDMSDLALSRSYVSLSQDDPREVILRSIGGYYVLGGLSSKLLLEKRVRLDRLGHKVSYKIVNMGPGDVKARLGLEYHVSPKIDRKGMQKPVYFIKGEERDIMQSFIGRGNSISLKSPIYSPIILKTSRDVDLWVSPLNMYARTEKGVMETNQGLAIMFSEVIELKKDEEYSLDIEWNIGD, from the coding sequence ATGGAGAATAGTTACAAATTGTTGCTTGAGATTTTCAAAGAATATAGCAGTTTCAAATTTACCGTTCATATTAGTGGGCCACTCCTCAACTATATGATGGACTATTATCCCGATTATCTGAACGAGTTATTGAAATTACATGATTATGGAACCATTGAATTCATGGCGGGGAGTATAGGGGAAGCCATACTACCGATCCTGCCAATGGAGGATAGAATTGAACAGTTGAAGTTCTACCTGGATGTTTTCGAAAAACTGGCCGGGTTCAGGCCAAAGGGCTTATGGTTGCCAGAGAGGGTGTGGGAACCAAGTCTGCCCTATGTAACTGCAGTAAACAATATAGAATATGTGTTAATAGATGACTCAACACTCGTTAAAACGGGGCTGAGTTCTAACTACTCTAATTATGCTTGGCTTACAGAGGAAGGAGGGTTCCCCCTCAAAGTATTCTTCATAGACGCCGGCCTGCGAAATATATTGCCTTGGGAAGACCCTAAGAAGGTATTGGAATACATGCGTAGCAAAATGGGCGATGAACCCAAAGTCCTCCTGTGGGGAAGCGATGCCGAGAAATTCGGAGAGTGGATGGATCCGGGTTGGAGTAGAGAATGGCTCACAAGATTCCTCGAAGCATTGAGAAGCAACAGTGACATAATCAGGATGGTGCAACCGTCTGAATATTTGGATTCTTACGGCGTTAAAGGGTTGTTGTATTTGAACTCAGGAAGCTATGATAAAATGTTAGAGTGGAGTGGGGGATTCTTCAGGAATTTCCTAATAAAATATAAGGAGAGTAATAATATGCATAAAAAAATACTCTATGTCAAGAAGAAAATGAGAAACGCTATACTCTCAAGAGACATCACTCTCAAATACTATTTGGCTCAGTGTAATGATGCATTCTGGCATGGATTGTTTGGAGGAATCTACTTATCACATTTGAGACAGGCTATATATGAGAACCTTATTTACGTTGAAAGAGAAATCGAAAGAGTCTCAAACTATTTCGAGAAAGATGATTCAATTTATAAACTATACGACTTTGATTACGATGGGAGAAAAGAACTATTAATAGAGACGCCTCTTCAAAACCTATACGTCAAGCCCGACGACGGCGGGGTCCTGTTCGAATACGACGTCAAGGTGATGGGGCTCGAGCATAATCTCCAGGATACTATGAGCAGGTATCCTGAACCATATTTGAACATCCCATGGTTTAACCCGGACTGGTATAGACGAGTCAGCTGGAGAGTCCATCTGTGGAGTCATGACACTGGAATTTACGAATGGATCAATAATTCGCCATTTAAGGATATGAGCGACTTAGCCCTTTCGCGAAGCTATGTTTCCCTATCCCAGGATGACCCCAGAGAAGTTATTCTCAGGAGCATAGGAGGTTATTACGTGTTGGGAGGTCTTTCGAGCAAATTGCTTCTAGAGAAACGCGTTAGGCTTGACAGGTTGGGGCATAAAGTTTCATACAAAATTGTAAACATGGGTCCTGGCGACGTTAAAGCAAGATTGGGGTTAGAATACCATGTCTCCCCCAAGATCGACAGAAAAGGCATGCAAAAGCCGGTTTACTTCATTAAGGGAGAAGAGAGAGATATAATGCAGTCCTTTATCGGAAGAGGTAATAGTATATCGTTAAAGTCTCCAATATATTCGCCGATCATTTTGAAGACATCCAGAGATGTTGACTTATGGGTTTCCCCTCTCAACATGTACGCAAGGACCGAGAAAGGAGTAATGGAGACTAATCAGGGCTTGGCGATAATGTTCAGCGAAGTTATCGAGCTGAAGAAGGACGAAGAATACTCGCTTGATATTGAGTGGAATATCGGTGATTGA
- a CDS encoding sodium:proton antiporter: MNHPYSLYDPLITTIMVFASMGIAFTILYVFYNSLKSKSVRETHIYLSGEPEEVVKEVSPSIGHLYWGFIRKFAKNTYSIILNRIQTGSLHDWFDFISSWLGLLFLLAILMIILYVTGVQV, translated from the coding sequence ATGAACCATCCATACAGCCTCTATGATCCCTTAATAACAACAATCATGGTCTTCGCTTCGATGGGAATAGCTTTTACAATACTCTATGTTTTTTACAACTCGTTGAAGTCTAAGTCGGTAAGGGAGACGCATATATACTTGTCAGGCGAGCCTGAAGAAGTGGTTAAAGAGGTCTCTCCCAGCATAGGACACTTGTATTGGGGGTTCATTAGAAAGTTTGCAAAGAACACATACAGCATTATTTTGAATAGAATTCAGACGGGGAGTCTGCATGACTGGTTCGACTTTATCTCATCATGGCTTGGATTGTTATTCTTACTCGCAATATTGATGATTATATTATACGTGACGGGGGTGCAAGTATAA
- a CDS encoding alpha-amylase, with translation MNHELDAIKEVLETEYLPKARWWPWKNSKKHLDIKVFSKANSLIFLIFKVDGLVFQLPLISLRRGGEFIDDRSFCINNECFLEAEYHPGYIEAFERIEGARLQVLARPPGKILRASPVTLESTNVVSLLIDEKGGKYVLKSYRLLPETNMEALMIKALVKNKFKHIPNVYLILEHKGLVSGILMEYVEGVGDGGYPFYRHLINYLKGSSRVNEILGLSASLGVIIGEMHKALNIGHENSFYGLEEIGSEDTEIWMKRMNRYYEETTRRLDESVGRLESSRRISLEKWRGIFEKHGQRILDEVSSFLKAYEGLEKGRIHQDLHLAQMIFVPSRNDFIITDFEGEPGRAPEERLMKEPLLRDLATMIRSYHYLAHAGVMNHFAIGIDQASDIMVGNDPTLEWRMRNVMAMVNAYLASTAGSNLLKSLRAHGVKKVHTYLYPWIVERALYEAYYESMYRIEWFSIPVAGLLDPLLKYLK, from the coding sequence TTGAACCACGAATTAGACGCTATTAAAGAAGTCCTAGAAACTGAGTACCTACCTAAGGCAAGATGGTGGCCGTGGAAGAACTCTAAGAAACATTTAGATATCAAAGTATTCTCTAAAGCCAATTCATTGATCTTTCTTATTTTCAAAGTAGACGGGTTGGTTTTCCAGCTCCCCTTGATCTCTCTTAGACGAGGTGGGGAGTTTATCGATGATAGGAGTTTTTGCATTAATAACGAGTGTTTCCTTGAAGCAGAATATCATCCTGGCTATATTGAGGCTTTCGAAAGAATAGAGGGAGCCAGGCTTCAAGTGTTGGCAAGGCCACCAGGCAAAATCCTGAGAGCGTCGCCTGTCACGCTGGAGTCAACAAACGTTGTGTCCTTATTGATAGATGAAAAGGGAGGAAAATATGTGTTGAAAAGTTATAGACTCTTGCCCGAGACAAATATGGAGGCCCTGATGATAAAGGCCTTGGTTAAGAATAAATTTAAGCACATTCCGAACGTATATTTAATCCTTGAACATAAAGGTCTTGTATCGGGCATTCTGATGGAGTATGTTGAAGGAGTAGGAGACGGAGGATATCCGTTCTATAGGCATCTTATAAACTACCTAAAGGGTTCTTCTAGAGTAAACGAAATACTGGGTTTGTCAGCAAGTTTGGGAGTGATCATCGGAGAAATGCATAAAGCATTAAACATTGGGCATGAGAACTCCTTTTATGGTTTGGAGGAGATTGGCAGCGAAGATACGGAGATTTGGATGAAAAGGATGAACAGGTACTATGAAGAAACCACGAGGAGATTGGATGAATCAGTTGGACGTTTAGAATCTTCAAGAAGAATCTCGCTTGAAAAATGGAGAGGCATATTCGAGAAACATGGGCAGAGGATTCTCGATGAAGTGAGCTCCTTTTTAAAAGCATACGAGGGTCTTGAAAAAGGAAGAATACATCAAGACTTACATTTAGCTCAAATGATTTTTGTCCCATCGCGTAACGATTTTATTATAACTGATTTCGAGGGCGAACCAGGGCGTGCTCCAGAAGAGAGACTAATGAAGGAACCATTGCTCCGCGACCTTGCCACCATGATTAGAAGTTATCACTACTTGGCCCATGCGGGAGTCATGAATCACTTTGCAATAGGAATCGACCAAGCAAGCGACATTATGGTTGGAAATGATCCAACGTTAGAATGGAGGATGAGAAACGTCATGGCGATGGTGAACGCTTACCTGGCTAGCACAGCAGGTAGCAACTTATTGAAGAGTTTGAGAGCCCACGGTGTTAAAAAAGTACATACCTACTTGTACCCATGGATAGTTGAACGCGCTTTATATGAAGCTTACTATGAATCCATGTATCGTATAGAATGGTTCTCGATCCCCGTCGCCGGTTTATTGGACCCCCTACTCAAATATTTAAAGTAG
- a CDS encoding complex I subunit 1 family protein, producing MNLLSLLFSILVFPGILFALALSFFTQYYIRKISARMQRRMGPKYVGPVGILQPVYDFIKLLRVKEIVKTRYSMVRAAEISLLLGISSLVASLLLLPLNIFGLGSPYDFLIFFYMASIWPIIMIIIAALSMPGPYTSIGVSRLLSILTVSEPAFFTSLLIPTFLASWETDTPLMMTVVSMRVFQLWTNPLTLPIMILVLISVITATQAKLMMPPFNIPEAEQELIAGFETEFSGPLLALSSLLHDLDSAVSGLAIVYLILGGPAPFSHSSIEGIVMLIVKYLAVITIATYVKNVFGRFRIEQALVSILKYGLAPSIVAGILATLHIIL from the coding sequence ATGAACCTTCTAAGCCTATTGTTCAGCATATTGGTGTTCCCAGGGATATTATTTGCCCTAGCACTATCGTTCTTTACACAGTACTATATTAGAAAAATAAGTGCAAGAATGCAGAGAAGAATGGGTCCTAAGTACGTGGGGCCTGTTGGGATCCTTCAGCCTGTCTACGATTTCATCAAATTACTGAGAGTCAAGGAGATCGTGAAAACGAGGTATAGCATGGTGAGAGCTGCAGAGATCTCCTTGCTTCTCGGAATATCGTCTCTCGTAGCATCCTTACTGCTATTACCGTTAAATATTTTCGGGCTCGGAAGCCCATACGATTTCTTAATATTCTTCTATATGGCAAGCATTTGGCCCATAATAATGATCATCATAGCTGCCCTCTCCATGCCGGGACCTTACACAAGCATCGGTGTGTCGAGGCTCCTATCTATCTTAACTGTTAGCGAGCCCGCATTTTTCACTAGTCTATTAATCCCCACCTTCCTAGCCTCATGGGAAACAGATACGCCTCTAATGATGACTGTTGTATCCATGAGAGTTTTCCAGTTATGGACTAATCCGCTTACGCTACCAATAATGATTCTCGTATTAATTTCAGTGATAACGGCAACCCAGGCCAAACTGATGATGCCTCCCTTCAACATACCTGAAGCAGAGCAAGAGCTTATAGCAGGTTTCGAGACAGAGTTTTCAGGGCCCCTGCTAGCATTATCATCACTCCTTCACGATCTGGATAGCGCGGTCTCCGGCTTAGCGATAGTGTACCTGATCCTGGGCGGACCTGCACCCTTCTCACACTCGAGCATTGAAGGAATTGTGATGTTAATTGTCAAATATCTCGCTGTAATAACAATAGCAACATATGTGAAAAACGTTTTCGGGAGATTTAGGATCGAGCAAGCATTAGTTTCCATATTAAAATACGGATTAGCACCGTCCATAGTTGCAGGCATATTAGCAACATTACATATTATACTGTAA
- a CDS encoding glycoside hydrolase family 57 protein, giving the protein MNSLIPIRNLDGLEGYLVLNRPVFKVGEEARIHAILRSLNGEKAARYSITRNGEVIAEGNIMVTSGKDEIVVISVGVEEKPGEYDLTLKVNDAPMDLLKYIVIEHVPRATFLSFVWHNHQAPNYLPDKVYHSPWAFIHVYGEQLKPYGRGPYHYHTEMLVKHTDYRATYNLSPSLLYQWYQAIEEGVVFLSGEKINKDDERAQLIRETLNRYKAALKSAQIDVLSSIYAHTIAGYVSSVFNAPEIISEELKYGMEITRRVMEGYQPLGVWTPEMSFSMDLVDIYYDAGVEYTILDDKCHLLPAEGEKNSKYEPYLVLNSSSGKHITVFFRDQELSDLIGFKNEFESAIHAWRNAYETSLIISRKILTEKPRVLTLALDGENWMIFAKNPPFTAHFFDKLLIYLESLYDLGVLRMTSLRDVYENVPVRRILTKIPSTTWLCTYRKWRGQIKDQESYWVKVKEIYLRIKSYEDAIRGRDESSNLARWALWHALDSDYWWAEFWLPKVIESWLSEASRIITSRFSQVRIRQILVPQEIFKDEEFEAIIEVENNLEKTLSLELAVLPCDDGYYCGSKEIIVKPKGISPFPARVKLSRVGKQPLVALLTKGEVIIHNKAVEIEVKPSLPPNPS; this is encoded by the coding sequence ATGAACTCGCTGATACCCATTAGAAATCTTGATGGGTTGGAGGGATATCTAGTTCTTAATAGACCAGTTTTCAAAGTAGGGGAGGAAGCCAGAATACACGCCATCCTTAGATCACTTAATGGAGAAAAGGCGGCACGTTATTCTATTACTAGAAATGGTGAAGTAATTGCCGAAGGAAACATAATGGTGACGAGCGGGAAGGATGAAATAGTAGTTATCTCCGTGGGAGTTGAGGAGAAACCTGGTGAGTACGACTTGACTTTAAAGGTAAATGATGCACCTATGGACTTGTTGAAGTACATCGTTATTGAACACGTGCCTCGTGCAACCTTTTTGTCATTTGTTTGGCACAATCACCAAGCACCCAATTATCTACCCGACAAAGTTTACCACTCTCCTTGGGCATTCATTCATGTTTACGGGGAGCAATTGAAACCATATGGAAGAGGACCGTATCATTACCACACAGAAATGCTAGTAAAACATACGGATTACAGGGCAACTTATAATTTAAGTCCAAGTTTACTGTATCAATGGTATCAAGCAATTGAAGAAGGTGTTGTCTTTCTCTCAGGGGAAAAAATTAATAAGGATGATGAAAGAGCCCAGCTAATTCGTGAAACCCTCAATAGATATAAAGCAGCTCTTAAAAGCGCGCAAATAGACGTCTTATCCAGTATATATGCCCACACTATAGCGGGGTATGTTTCGAGCGTATTTAACGCCCCTGAAATCATCAGTGAGGAGCTCAAATACGGAATGGAGATAACACGTAGGGTAATGGAGGGTTATCAACCGCTGGGTGTTTGGACACCTGAAATGTCTTTTTCAATGGATTTAGTTGACATATATTACGATGCAGGAGTAGAATATACTATACTCGACGACAAATGTCACTTACTACCCGCAGAGGGCGAGAAGAACTCTAAGTATGAGCCTTATTTAGTATTAAATTCTTCCTCTGGTAAACACATTACAGTGTTCTTCAGGGATCAAGAATTAAGTGATCTCATCGGGTTCAAAAACGAATTTGAAAGCGCAATACATGCATGGAGGAACGCGTATGAAACTTCACTCATAATTTCCAGAAAAATACTTACCGAAAAACCTAGAGTCCTAACGCTGGCTCTTGACGGTGAAAACTGGATGATCTTCGCCAAAAACCCGCCGTTCACTGCGCACTTTTTTGATAAATTGCTAATCTACCTGGAGTCATTATACGACCTGGGAGTTTTGAGAATGACCTCCCTTCGCGACGTATATGAAAACGTTCCTGTTAGGCGTATTCTGACCAAAATCCCCTCGACGACTTGGTTATGCACTTATAGGAAATGGAGAGGGCAGATTAAGGATCAAGAATCCTATTGGGTTAAGGTAAAAGAAATCTACTTAAGAATTAAATCGTATGAGGATGCAATACGTGGAAGAGATGAATCCAGTAACCTTGCTAGGTGGGCTTTGTGGCACGCATTAGACAGTGATTATTGGTGGGCTGAGTTCTGGCTTCCAAAAGTCATTGAGAGTTGGCTGAGCGAGGCCTCACGGATAATTACTAGCAGATTTTCCCAAGTAAGAATCAGGCAGATACTTGTTCCGCAGGAGATATTTAAGGATGAAGAGTTTGAAGCGATCATTGAAGTAGAGAACAACTTGGAGAAGACTCTCTCCTTAGAGCTGGCTGTTCTTCCTTGTGATGATGGATACTATTGTGGGAGCAAAGAAATCATCGTCAAACCAAAGGGTATTTCGCCGTTTCCAGCAAGAGTAAAGCTATCTCGTGTCGGTAAACAACCACTAGTTGCCCTCTTGACAAAGGGCGAAGTAATCATTCATAATAAAGCGGTTGAAATTGAAGTAAAACCATCTCTTCCTCCCAACCCTTCATAA
- a CDS encoding glycoside hydrolase family 57 protein has translation MLFEVHQPYRLDRRMHEKIIEKALKGDLDSKEIEEAIFDNSLNKYVMERAARRCYLPATKIILENIKRYSDFSRPFKVSFSISGVFLEQALKWAPDVVDVLREAVSTGMVELLEQTYYHSIAAFLPNYGYDELRSQVLQHRKIIKELFDYDPITIENTEFTFNNDLACFFNGLGYKAVVTEGVDRILGWRSPNYVYKAWGCEARVLTRNYRLSDDVGFRFSDKKWDQYPLTADKYASWLALTPGDVILIAVDYETFGEHHWPESGIHEFLRWLPGEILKYGHLDFSTPREVIEKYQPRDVYDVPPWSTISWADERDVSAWIGNTMQQEAVRAVADLYPYVQAIRDPEIIELWRKLTISDHFYYMATKFGTVEEVHAYFSPFKNASIAYGLFMEAIGIMSKFIFDKIKEDPAKVASRLTAPLDKAFYFTAPSGVYIGLHARSLRELYYRLNEAPIESSIYHLKNGHISQWIKNVLLMEELSHRIDELCKEHIEPVKLVEEVKKEIKQFLED, from the coding sequence TTGTTGTTTGAGGTTCATCAGCCATATAGGCTTGATAGAAGGATGCATGAGAAAATCATTGAGAAGGCGCTGAAAGGCGATTTAGACTCTAAAGAGATTGAGGAGGCGATCTTTGACAACTCATTGAACAAGTATGTTATGGAAAGAGCGGCTCGCAGGTGCTATTTGCCGGCTACAAAAATCATTCTTGAGAACATAAAACGCTACTCTGATTTCTCGAGACCTTTCAAAGTCTCCTTCAGCATTAGTGGAGTTTTTCTCGAGCAAGCGTTGAAATGGGCTCCCGATGTTGTCGATGTTCTACGAGAAGCTGTCTCCACTGGAATGGTTGAATTGTTGGAACAAACATACTATCATAGTATAGCAGCCTTCCTCCCTAATTATGGATATGACGAGTTAAGGAGCCAAGTGCTTCAGCATAGAAAGATCATTAAGGAACTCTTCGATTACGACCCTATCACCATTGAAAACACGGAGTTCACCTTTAATAACGATTTAGCCTGCTTTTTCAACGGCTTAGGTTATAAGGCAGTAGTGACTGAGGGCGTCGATAGAATACTGGGATGGAGAAGCCCCAATTATGTCTACAAGGCATGGGGTTGTGAGGCGAGGGTTTTAACTAGGAATTACAGGTTAAGCGATGATGTTGGGTTTAGATTCAGTGATAAAAAATGGGATCAATACCCCTTAACAGCGGATAAGTACGCATCATGGTTGGCCTTAACTCCCGGTGATGTGATTTTAATCGCAGTAGACTACGAAACATTTGGGGAGCATCACTGGCCTGAGTCAGGAATACACGAGTTCCTTAGATGGCTCCCAGGGGAAATCTTAAAGTACGGTCATCTCGACTTTTCTACCCCACGAGAAGTTATTGAGAAGTATCAGCCGAGAGACGTATACGACGTTCCACCGTGGTCTACAATAAGTTGGGCCGATGAGAGAGACGTAAGTGCTTGGATCGGGAATACCATGCAACAGGAGGCGGTCAGAGCCGTTGCGGACCTTTATCCATATGTTCAGGCAATCCGCGATCCTGAAATAATCGAATTGTGGAGAAAGTTAACAATAAGTGATCACTTTTATTATATGGCTACTAAGTTTGGAACCGTAGAGGAAGTGCATGCTTACTTTTCACCATTCAAAAATGCTAGCATAGCGTATGGGTTGTTCATGGAGGCCATTGGAATCATGTCAAAATTCATCTTTGACAAAATAAAGGAGGACCCTGCGAAAGTAGCTTCGAGGCTGACCGCACCCCTAGATAAAGCCTTCTACTTCACTGCCCCAAGCGGTGTTTATATAGGATTGCATGCAAGATCCCTGAGGGAACTATACTATCGATTGAACGAAGCTCCTATCGAATCCTCAATTTATCATTTAAAGAATGGCCATATCTCACAGTGGATTAAAAACGTCCTATTGATGGAAGAATTATCGCATAGAATTGATGAACTCTGTAAAGAGCACATTGAACCTGTGAAACTGGTTGAGGAAGTGAAAAAAGAGATAAAGCAGTTCTTGGAGGATTGA
- a CDS encoding glycosyltransferase codes for MKNIWMLSFESFLVRKVGGLAEVPPRLAEAITRKGYSAVVVTPGHGITAPASSKELFSAKIDGETFKIVRLDVKPEHLIALGGVLNDPNVYSGSNLLKKSVVFGILVASYIKYLVEQDYESIPIVVHGNDWHSFPALLLVNSFRTERNLNIKLVYQLHLFSKLKIGLDFLQHNLGLSPETLVTGVDGVQAVKHYYDRSKGWIEKFVFLTVDKYVTVSKGYVKDVERNLGLDVAGKIDFIPNALVWTTKEVFETVKRQYDIENPLDPKNRKKVRRRILTEELKNVEGIITEPNVESYVRNIVDKYELSTPKPFKSDGELLFLSGRLAGQKGLEDFLDVLEEVVIAEPNVRILMAYIPIEGSASLLEKLGEYSLLFDDHLRVIIGKIPIEKYLSIYFAADAYIAPSRYEPFGLVAVEALAAGTPVVASRTGGLKDIVIDIRKDFFNGVGILFNPRDKHALLNAVLELLERMRDPTFEKQIRSNCVKRAEEFSWDKSAEKALNTYFS; via the coding sequence ATGAAAAATATATGGATGTTGTCTTTTGAATCATTCCTAGTTAGGAAGGTAGGAGGGTTAGCTGAAGTTCCACCGAGGCTTGCTGAGGCCATAACTCGGAAAGGTTATTCAGCAGTAGTTGTCACACCAGGACATGGAATAACCGCCCCTGCGAGTTCGAAAGAACTCTTTTCAGCTAAAATAGATGGTGAAACCTTCAAAATAGTCAGACTCGACGTTAAACCAGAACACTTGATAGCGTTGGGTGGAGTTTTAAATGATCCAAATGTATATTCGGGATCTAATCTCTTAAAGAAGTCAGTCGTTTTCGGGATATTGGTGGCAAGTTACATAAAGTATCTTGTCGAACAAGATTATGAAAGTATTCCCATTGTAGTTCACGGCAACGATTGGCACAGTTTCCCAGCACTACTACTCGTTAACTCCTTTAGGACGGAGAGGAATTTAAATATTAAATTGGTGTATCAACTACACTTGTTCTCCAAGTTAAAAATCGGCTTGGACTTCCTTCAACATAACCTTGGACTCTCCCCTGAGACACTTGTGACTGGAGTAGATGGAGTCCAAGCTGTTAAACACTATTACGATAGATCTAAAGGATGGATCGAGAAGTTCGTTTTCCTCACAGTGGACAAATACGTAACGGTAAGTAAAGGCTATGTCAAAGATGTGGAAAGAAACCTTGGCTTAGACGTTGCTGGAAAAATAGACTTCATTCCTAATGCTCTTGTCTGGACCACTAAAGAGGTTTTCGAAACAGTGAAGAGGCAATATGATATTGAAAACCCTCTTGATCCAAAGAATAGAAAGAAGGTGAGGAGAAGGATCCTTACTGAAGAGTTGAAAAATGTTGAGGGGATCATTACTGAGCCGAATGTCGAATCATATGTGAGGAACATAGTAGATAAGTATGAATTGTCCACACCGAAACCTTTCAAATCCGATGGAGAATTGTTATTCCTTTCCGGCAGGCTTGCTGGACAAAAAGGGCTTGAAGATTTCCTGGACGTATTAGAAGAGGTAGTGATCGCTGAACCAAACGTAAGGATACTAATGGCCTATATTCCAATCGAGGGGAGTGCATCATTACTTGAAAAGCTTGGGGAATACTCTCTATTGTTCGATGATCATTTGAGAGTTATCATAGGGAAAATACCTATTGAAAAATACCTTTCAATATATTTTGCCGCAGACGCGTACATCGCTCCAAGCAGGTACGAGCCCTTTGGCCTTGTCGCTGTTGAGGCCCTAGCTGCGGGGACACCTGTCGTTGCTTCACGCACTGGAGGATTAAAGGATATTGTAATCGATATTCGAAAAGATTTTTTCAACGGGGTGGGAATACTGTTTAATCCCAGGGATAAACACGCCCTCTTAAATGCCGTTTTGGAACTTCTTGAAAGAATGCGCGATCCTACTTTCGAGAAACAAATAAGGAGCAACTGTGTGAAGAGGGCTGAAGAGTTTTCATGGGACAAGTCCGCGGAAAAAGCTCTGAACACATATTTCTCTTAA